The genomic region ATAAACATATGTGGGATACAACCGGCACTGCAGCACATTGGGCACCGCAAAATTGCCGATAGCCAACGCGAACGTCAACAAAGCCGCGGCAATTATTTCCGGGGCTAGCGATCTCAACATCCAAGTGATTCGCGCTGGCGCGCTAAAATACAACCGCGCAGCATCGAAGCCGGCATGGCCCAAGCGCGCCATGCCGCGCCCGATCAGAACCATCGCCAAGGGAGTATAAATCTGAGAGAGGACGATCGTGGTGCCGATGTAATGACCGCCATCTATAGCGCCAGGCACGCTTCGCCAGCTGGAGCCAAGGCAACGATCGACGATGCCACCGGGACCATAACAATACATTCCGCACAGGGCCCAGACGGTGGCCGGAGCAACAAAGGGAATTAGCCACAGCGCCGCCAGTATTTGCCGACCGGGTAGCCGCGTTAGAACGACAAACGCCGCCAACAAAGTACCCTGTGCCAGTGAGAGTAGAGTCGCACAGACTGCCACCGCCACGCTTGCCGACAAGGCCGCGCCGTTGATAATCGCCGGCTCGCCGGCTTGCCACAACGCGGGTCGTCGATCCAACAACAACAGCCACACGGCAGGAAAGCTCAACGCGACAACTGCCGCTATCGATAACCATGGCCAGTGCGACTCGCGGCCTCGGCGAGATGCGCCTGGGGCGGATCGGCCAATCATCGGTGGAAATGCTCCAGAGTCCACCGGCTGCTCTCTTCCAGCTTGTCGAGCAGCTGCTGGTCGCTTATATCAAACCAGCGCGGAGTGGACTCGCCTTCTTGCCCTGCACCGATCGTGCCACCTCGAATGGCCATATACCCGCTCGCCTGACCACAGAGCATCGACTCTACGTCGGCGGAAACGAGATAATCCACAAGAGCGCGTGCCGTCGCGGGATGAGGCGCCTGTTCGATCAGGCACACGGTACACGGGCACAAAAACGTTCCGATCGTATCCTGATCAGGAAGGATCATCTCGACCGGCTCATTGGCTGCTTGCCCTTCACGCACGTCGTCTGTATCCGTCAGCCCAATGAGAACACCGCCGGACGATTCATCATGCCTGGCCACCAGGTTTTTCACCATGGCGTTGCCATCGACAATTTGCACGTCATTGGCGAGCAACTCTCCGAGAAACTGCTGCGCGCGGTTGCTGCCAATGGTGGCAAACAAGGCCGCAATGTGGGCCTTGGTCGTGCCGAATTGCGGATTGGCGATGGCGACTTTTCCGCGCCATTTAGGGTCGGCCAACTCAAAGATGCTGCGCGGAACTTCGGCAGGAGCGAGATGTTTCGAATTGTAAACGATCACACGAGCCCGCGTCGCGACAGGGGTCCACAGGCCAGACTCCGGCTTGCCGTGGGTGGGTATGTCCTGTGCGGCGGGAGATTCATACGCGGCGAGCACTCCGGCTTGTGCCAAAAGGCAGGTCTGAGCCAGTTCGTTATTCCAAAATACGTCGCAGCGAGGATGGTCGGCCTCGGTTAGTAGCCGCGCCACCAGGCCAGTGGTCTTGGCCGCTTCGGCATCGTACACCGCGCGCACTTTTATTCCGCTGCTATTCTGAAACCGGTTGAGAATTGTCTCCGCGCGGCTGCGATCTATGGCAACGTACACGACCACTTCGTTGGTGTTACGTGTACAGCCAAAGACTATCGGCGCCATCGCGACTAAC from Pirellulales bacterium harbors:
- a CDS encoding ABC transporter substrate-binding protein, yielding MYVAIDRSRAETILNRFQNSSGIKVRAVYDAEAAKTTGLVARLLTEADHPRCDVFWNNELAQTCLLAQAGVLAAYESPAAQDIPTHGKPESGLWTPVATRARVIVYNSKHLAPAEVPRSIFELADPKWRGKVAIANPQFGTTKAHIAALFATIGSNRAQQFLGELLANDVQIVDGNAMVKNLVARHDESSGGVLIGLTDTDDVREGQAANEPVEMILPDQDTIGTFLCPCTVCLIEQAPHPATARALVDYLVSADVESMLCGQASGYMAIRGGTIGAGQEGESTPRWFDISDQQLLDKLEESSRWTLEHFHR